The genomic stretch AGACCCCAAGGTGAGAGTCACGCAACAACATAAGGGTAGGTGAGTGACACTGGGAAAGTTCCTTTGCTGACCTATAGCATTGCGATTGTTTCTTGACAAGCTTGTCAACTCAGCTCCAACAAGCGGTTTGAGATCATCAAGCACCGCTTACAATATTTCAGATCAAGATCAAACAAACGATCAAGATTCAGCACCACGTGCTTCTAGCGCCACCGAGGCTCTGTACGTGATAATAAGTCTGTCTGAATGCAAAATTGGCTATTACGAAAATAAATCGGTTTTCAGAGAAGCATTGCCGGACGTACAACTCAAGCACTTGCAGTCATTCAGGTCGTTGTCTCGATGTATGAGCTGGGTTGGAGCGAGACCAGTGAGTACGTTTTGGAGAAGACCCTAGACCTTTTGGGCACGATGATGGCCATCAGGATGAGCTCTTTGGATGTCCGCTTACCGAAAGGCGTATGATTCGCCATGAGGTCACCGAAAACTCAATTCGTTCTGTGAATCCTCCGCTCCTATTGTTTGGATTTCACTCTACTCAAAGCCTCTACTTTCTGGTATCAGAGCCGATTACTGCGGCGCTCAATCCTCCTTGTGTTCGCTTTACGTCTGAGAGTGCGCGATTGGAGGCAATAATATCATATCCTATATTCGGCAAAAGACAAGGCCAGAGGCGGTCTTACTCAGTACAACAGATGGACTAGGTGTCATTCCTACGCCGCGTCTGTGTACATCCGAACAGGATCAGGTGTCCTACTGGCTTCTATGCTCCATGACAACACGTGCATAGTTCTGGCATTACCGACGTACTTGGGGTGCGACACGCATAACAAAACATGGGGAGAACATGAAAATAATGCAGCCTTATCAGGTATGATTGTGGAGCACATTATGCTATATTATCTCACAATTTCAGCTTCTCAGCCTTGCGCGTAATATCCCCGATACGTACCTAGGTATATCAATTGCAGAGCCGATATGTCGAAAGTTTGGTTACCAGACCAAATTACCGAATGCTAAAGAGCGAAGAGAACGACGCGTCAATAGTACATAAGCCTTTCTGCAAGCTTGCTCAATTTGGGATTACCTATAAGATTGCGGACTCGATCCACTAGTACCCAAGCGCATCCTATCTACCGGGCGTTCTCAGACTTGACGGCAGTGTGTCAACTCCTAGCGGTGTGGGCTGACGGCATGCCGTCGAAGGCTTTGTGAAGCAAGGTTCTAGCCCCGGAAGCTAGAACCATCTGGCCAACGGCCATCTTCGGAACCATCGCTGTGTGCCAGTATGTAAGCTTACCTCAGAGTCCGATGTCGACATGGAATCTGCGGATCACAACTTAGCGACGATAGGAGAATACTCGTCCCGTCCCGTACCCTGTGGGATGACACGAAACCCAGTAGTTGTTCCCGTCACCTATTTCAAGTTCTTGGCCATGATCATCGCGAGGGCCTAGTTGGTTCAGAAGTATTTTGTGTGTCTGTTAGATACTCTCTTCTTTGGAAAGAGGTGGACCACGCAACAAAGGTCGCTAGTACTGGTTACTGCTGCATTGGGTCTAGCGTGATGTGCAATAGGGGTTTCCAACCTACAAGACTCGCCCACCGACATGATTTCCACGGTTTCGAAAGCACGGATTATACATCTAGTGTACCCACTAATATCTGCCTTGTAAGAAACTTGACCAACTAGCCAAACCTATGAGCGCTGTTTCCACAGTTGAAAAACGCTGAAACTTCCAAACGACACCCTGCCAAGCATCCTATCCTGACCCAAACAACGTTGTCGACGATCTCGGGAGGGGTCCGATGACTACGATCACTTCGGATTCTCATGTACCTGGATCTCGGGATGCCTAGCGTCATCGTTCACTATGCGGTACATCAGTCTTGTGATACCGAGTATGGATTGTGAATGCTTGTTGCATTTGATCATGATGCCGATCTCTCGGTATTTGCACGCGTGCGAATACCGATACTAGGAACGCCATACGTCAGCTTATCTCCCACGACACTCGCTCCGCACTAGACGCCGAAGAACGACTTTGTTGAGCCCTACGAAATCCCCTACGTACCATAACCTGCTTGAGACGCACTGTCTTCAAGCAAGAATATAAGGGCGCTTGGAAGTCAGCAACATACGATGCTCCCGGAAGATCATGCTCTAGCACAGCGCATGACACAGCCCGGCAGCAATTTTTCTCCAACACAGAACGGCGGCTATGATGCACGTTTATCAAGCGTTTGCCTTCATGACAGCGGTCCTATAGTAAGCAACGAAATGAAGCCGGGCGATCGCCTGAAGCCAAGAGATATACCCTGGAAAGAATGAGGCACTAAGCCCTGACGTCGGGCTAGCCTCGTCTATCAAGCCTCCTTCGCGCAATGCCATTTGGATTACACCTTCGAGTCATTCTCCTGTCATCCACACGTTTCTTGATGAGACGGGTTCCCTTCTAGGAGGTTACCACCAGCGCTCGGCGTTCTTCCACAGCTTCGGAACAGAAGATAGCCGTTATTTCGGCACTTTTACATGGGCAGCTAAACATTAATGGCGAACCAGGGACGGAGCGACTACTGAATGGATAGAGACAGTCATGCCCTACGACCGTAGGTCCGACTTCACTGAGCCCTACAAGGCTTCTACGATTAAAGGAGCAATCAGAAGCGTCGGTTGGTCAACGGTGGTTTCAAGGATCGGTTAAAGTGAAACCAACATGCTAATAAGGGCCGATAATAGTCCGCTAAAGAACAGAACTAGCGCCTTGACACTGCCAGGTACCGTTAAGTCACTTTCGTTCCGCGTGCATGGGAGAAATACGTGCACGATCAATGCTTGGGGAGGTGCGCGTTGACAAGCTCATTCGCCGCTTCAGAATACTTACGTGCGCGGCCAAATGTAAGCTTGTCGGCCTGGGCACCGACGAAAGGCCTTGTAGTTAACCAAATGCGATTATGAGGAAACTGTCTTAAAGAGCAGTCTATATCGAACCTTGGAATCTTTCCTCTCTACGCACTCGCTGCATCTTACACTCACTACCTAGCTCTTCGTTTTTAATCTTGGCCCAGGGCCGTCCTGTCTTTAAACATGCGTTACTCTAGCACCGCCGCACTCCTTTCCCTGGCCTCTCTTGGCCAGGCTTCCCCAGCACCCCACGTTCACCAGCACCCTCACGCTGCCCGTGATCTTGCTGGTTTGGGAAGCTTGGGCTCGCAATACCAAGCGGGTGTTTACTTCACCAACTGGGGCATCTACGCACGCAACTACCAAGTCTCCGATCTTCCCATTGACAGGCTCACCTACGTCAACTACGCTTTCGCCAACTTGAATGAGACCACCGGCGAGGTCTTTCTCAGCGACGAGTGGGCCGATATCCAGCGCCCTTCCCCTACCGATGTTGCTACCAATGGCTCCCAGCTCCTCGGCAACTTCAACCAGCTCTACCAGGCGAAGCAGAAGAACCGCAACCTCAAGGTCATCCTTGGTGTCGGGGGCTGGACTTACAGGTTCAAGTTCAAGCCCGCTCTCTCCACAAAGGCCGGTCGTGTGAACTACTGCAAGTCCTCTCTGAAGCTTATTACTGATCTCGGAATCGATGGCTTGGACACTGACTGGGAATACCCTGCCGATGAGACTGATGCTGCCAACCTGCTCGACACCATGCAGATCTGCCGTCAAGTAAGAACCATGACAGAAATCATTGAGACTGCGACTAACTTCATACTAGATGTACGACGCCTACTCGAAGAAGTACACCAATGGATACCACTACGAACTCTCCATCTCTGCCCCTGCTGGACCCATAAACTTCGAAAGGTTGGGTATTCAGAAGCTCGACCGCTTCGTCGACCGTTGGAACCTCATGGCCTTTGACTACCAGGGTGGTGGCTTTTCCAACTTCACTGGCCACCTGAGCAACGTCTACCCCAGCACCACCAACCCCAGGTCGACCGACGGCTGGGTTAACGAAACCCAGTCATTCAcagccttcaacaccaagagGGCCATCGACTACTACAAGGCCCATGTCGCATCTCCCTCCAAGATCACGCTCGGTATGCCCCTGTACGGCCGCTCCTTCGCCAACGTCGTCGATCTCAGCCGCGGTACCGGTGCAATGGGCCAGAAGTTCAACGGCTCCGGTGAAGGTTCTTGGGAGGCCGGTACCCTTGACTACAAGGTTCTTCCCCAGAACGGCACCAAGGTATTCACCGACAAGAGCATTTTGGCCAGCTGGTCTTGGGACCCCATCAAGAAGCAGGTTGTCAGCTTTGACACCCCAGAGGTTGCCAAGTGGAAGATGGACTTCCTCAAGACTGAATGCCTCGGTGGTGCTTGGTTCTGGGATGCCTCTGGCGACGCTCCCGTCAGCAACCCTAAGTCTCTCGTTGCTACTGTTGTCAACGAGCTTGGTGGTGCCCAGTCGCTCAAGAAGAACCAAAACAACCTTCACTACCCCACATCCAAGTACTACAACATCAAGAACGCTAGGAACTAGTGTTCTTAGACTTGTATGCTTGATTGCGGTTGATACCGCGGGGTTGCGGGGGAGGAATTAGTACATGTTGTTTTGCTAGTCTGCCTTTGCATCTTCCCAACTTGCTGTAGTGGGCCCAAGAAACGTGCCATGGCTGTTTTATTGTAGCGATTACCCTTTGAATATAGACATATTACGCATCTGAAGATTTTCAGGGTGCTATCCATTTCATACCCTCCTGATGACCTCAATGACCTGGCGAAGCTTTCGATCCCCAAGTCAGATCCAAGAATAGCCCATCTATTTTAGCCAATCTATGTCATACGTCCTCGGGCCATACATGGCGTCTCATCCGATCTACTGAGGAGTAACAAGGCCGTGGTAAGCACCGGGCTACCTGTTCGGCGATAGCCGCCGCACCAACCCAAAAGAGGGGAAAAATGCTTGGTACAAACGGAGGGCTCTTCGGTATGACAAGCAGCAAAGGTTGCATTTGATTGAAACAAGAAGGAAGAGGTTAGGGTGACAATGGCCCGGTACGTACTCTTATTGTAGGATTTTCTTGGAGTATGAGATCTGGATTGGGGTGGGATGTCAGCTATTCTTCTTGTAGTTAGCGTCAAGCATCGAGCTGCGTGCGGCCTTGGCGCGGAGAGATCGATACGGAGAGGCTCGATGAGCATTGCGTTGTCGCCATCTAGCCATAAGCGATCCGCCGGGTGAGATTTGACCCACATCCCCGACAACGTCGCAGATGAACGCTTTCATCTTCAGAAATCTGTCTAGACCAGCCGGAAGGCTAGACATCACGATCTTCTCACGAGCCACGAGATCGCTCAAGACGATGACAATACCTCCGAGACCTCGGCGGTTTGCGCCTTTGGACCCCGCGAAGAGGAGGGAAAATGATAATAGGCCAGTGCTGCAAGGTATCGTGTTTGACGTCGATGGGACATTATGTAAGATGCCCAAAGTTGTTGGAAATGCATGTGCGACTGTGCTGACAGGCTCCAGGCTTGCCGCAGAACTACATGTTTGCGGAAATGCGGGCGGCATTGGGAATCGAGAAGCCAACGGATATTCTAGATCACATTAGCTCTTTACCGAAGGCAGAGCAAGAGGAAGCACAAGAGAAGATTTGCGATATTGAACTCACAGCAATGGAATCGCAACAAGCACAGCCTGGTTTGGTCGAGCTGATGGACTACCTCGACTCACGTGGCATCAGAAAAGCCATCTGCACACGCAACTTTGACGCGCCTGTTGCCAATCTTCTCAACAGATTTCTACCCGTCTCAAAGTTCGGTCCCATCGTGACGCGAAAATTCAAGCCGCCGAAGCCAGACCCAGCGGGCATTCTGCATATCGCAAAGGCCTGGAACCACGAGGATGGAAATGAGTTGATCATGGTTGGCGACTCGATCGACGACATGATGGCTGGGTATCGCGCAGGAGCCGCGACGGTCCTGCTTGCCAACAGCGAGAACCAGGATCTTGTGCAACACAAGTACACGGATTTTGTTATAGAGTCGCTCGATGAACTCATTCAGGTTTTGGACAATGGGTTCGAAGGGAGTAGCGATGCAGGGGAAAAGTAGACAAGGTCACGTGGAGAGGAGAAATCATGTTGTGTAATGTAATCGTTTGGGTTTTCAGGCTTCTGGTGCTGCAAGGAGGTACCGTCACCAAAGCAACCGTGCCTGCAACCTTGACATATGCAGGTACGAGATGGCTGTACACCTCGCCTTTGCTATTGTGACTCAAATCCGGTTAGGCTGCTGGCCTCATCCACAAGGCGAGGCACAAGCGCGCCAAATCCCCGCATAGCTGAGCCCCTCCACAGCGATCAAAACATCCTTACCCTTCAGCTTACCAAGCATCCTTCGCTGCTCAGCCATGTTCGCCCCGTCTAAATGCAGTTTTACGCCCCATAGATGGTCCCGCTGGGCTTTTGTCGCTTACCCATAGGTCCCCATATACTCGCAATATACTCAGGAGAACCCTCGCGCTCATGCACAAGTAATGTACACAGCCCACATTTTCCAAATTATCATGGGTACCACCTGATCATGCGTGCGGCCCATCCGCCCAGAAGGGACAGAAAAGCATTCGAGTCGAGCGGGTAATTTCAATAGCCTTGTCATTGCTCGCCGAAACGTGGCGTCCGCGCATGGCCGTTTCAATGTTTTGCGAGGCGGACCAGTCACAACAACACCTATGTCGCACTTTCGCGTACTATAGTCGCAATTGATACTGTCACAGG from Pyrenophora tritici-repentis strain M4 chromosome 1, whole genome shotgun sequence encodes the following:
- a CDS encoding ChiA, Chitinase, which codes for MRYSSTAALLSLASLGQASPAPHVHQHPHAARDLAGLGSLGSQYQAGVYFTNWGIYARNYQVSDLPIDRLTYVNYAFANLNETTGEVFLSDEWADIQRPSPTDVATNGSQLLGNFNQLYQAKQKNRNLKVILGVGGWTYRFKFKPALSTKAGRVNYCKSSLKLITDLGIDGLDTDWEYPADETDAANLLDTMQICRQMYDAYSKKYTNGYHYELSISAPAGPINFERLGIQKLDRFVDRWNLMAFDYQGGGFSNFTGHLSNVYPSTTNPRSTDGWVNETQSFTAFNTKRAIDYYKAHVASPSKITLGMPLYGRSFANVVDLSRGTGAMGQKFNGSGEGSWEAGTLDYKVLPQNGTKVFTDKSILASWSWDPIKKQVVSFDTPEVAKWKMDFLKTECLGGAWFWDASGDAPVSNPKSLVATVVNELGGAQSLKKNQNNLHYPTSKYYNIKNARN
- a CDS encoding had superfamily; translation: MTIPPRPRRFAPLDPAKRRENDNRPVLQGIVFDVDGTLCLPQNYMFAEMRAALGIEKPTDILDHISSLPKAEQEEAQEKICDIELTAMESQQAQPGLVELMDYLDSRGIRKAICTRNFDAPVANLLNRFLPVSKFGPIVTRKFKPPKPDPAGILHIAKAWNHEDGNELIMVGDSIDDMMAGYRAGAATVLLANSENQDLVQHKYTDFVIESLDELIQVLDNGFEGSSDAGEK